The genomic DNA AATACGCTGCAACCAACACCAATACAATAATAATAAGAGACGCTATAATTCCCTTTAAATTGGAACTTTCTCTCTTTTTTCGAGCGTAATGCTGTATTGTTTCTTCAACATCTTCATCAAGATCTTCATCTATCATATTCTATATTATGTTAAACCAAATTAATAAATCAAATTAATTTTTATTTAAATTATTACATATTATAAAACTCATGGTGTACTGACTAAAACTGAATTTTCCTGTCCATATATTTCAAAAATATCTAAAATAAATCTGTTAATAATTTTAATATTCACAATTTTTTTAATTAAATTAAACATAATCATTATAAATTTCAAAAAACAATATTATAATGCAACAACCTGTAATAAGGTAGTTTAGGTTGTATCATGTCTTATGGTACATAAAAAAATGGAGTGTGATGAGTATGTCAAGAGTAATTTGGTTTGAAATACCTGCAGATGATCCTGGGAGGGCAGCTAAATTTTATGAAAAGGTGTTTGGATGGCAGGTAGAAAAATGGGATGGTCCATTTGATTATTGGCTTATAAATACAGGGTCTGATGAAGAACCTGGTATCCATGGTGCAATTATGCCAAGAGAAATGGGTAAAATGGTGAGAGATACTATAGGTGTAGATTCTTACGATGATTTTGTAAAAAAGATTGAAATGGAAGGCGGAAAAATGTTATCGGAAAAAATGGAAGTTCCCAACATGGGATTTATGGGATCATTTCAGGATTCAGAAGGTAACATATTTGCAATAATTGAAACAACAATGTAAATTTAATTAATGGGTGAATAAATAAACCTATTAAATAAATTCTTTTTTATCAATTTATTGAATAAATCATTTAAAAATGGATTTGTAGGATGTATCATAAAATTAGAAATATAAAAAAATTGGTTAATTAATTAAAATGGTGAACCTTTCTTTTTTATTTTATCTTTGATTATTTCATGTTCATCACAGACCAGATCAGAGTTAACTGATTTATTCCTCAATTTATTAATGAGTTGGTTTGTTTTTATTCCCATTGGGCATTCTACTGTGCAGAGACCGCATAGTGTGCATGTGAAAAGTCCAGAATCAAAACATGACTTATTACCTTCAATAATACTACTTAAAACAACTCCCCTTCCTCCAAGGTGCCTTTTATATCCAAATTCATATCCTACTGCATTGTAAATGGGGCAGGTAACTATACAACTTCCACAACCTATGCAAAGAAAACATTCTCCATCTCCTTCAATTGCTTTTCGTCTGCCATTGTCAAGAAGTATTATAACAACCCTTCTTGCACCGTACATATCTTTAAGGAGAATTTGTTCTATGTCCGCTGTTTTTGATGGGGATGAAATAACATTCATATATGCTGGAACTGTTTTTCC from Methanobacterium spitsbergense includes the following:
- a CDS encoding VOC family protein, translating into MSRVIWFEIPADDPGRAAKFYEKVFGWQVEKWDGPFDYWLINTGSDEEPGIHGAIMPREMGKMVRDTIGVDSYDDFVKKIEMEGGKMLSEKMEVPNMGFMGSFQDSEGNIFAIIETTM